A section of the Pirellulales bacterium genome encodes:
- a CDS encoding protein kinase, whose protein sequence is MSELENSHTEVDPPSSPANATGDVLDDPRVLAVVQEYMAELDLGRVPDRRGYVSRYPELAVAVGQCLDGLELVRAAGPRSSSAGADRAAANEPAPRALGDFQIIRELGRGGMGVVYEAVQLSLGRRVALKVLPFAATFDARQLQRFKNEAQAAALLHHTNIVPIYAVGCERGVHFYAMQLIEGHSMALLIRQMREQAGLASAEPEVKSASPKSASPKSASCAAGVSATGPYLGGVVPLATKNEYLRSTAGASLSITARAARGGDHYQKLARLMLQAADALEHAHQVGIVHRDIKPANLMIDPSGTLWVADFGLALFQAEASLTRTGDLVGTFRYMSPEQASGQRTAIDHRTDLYSLGATFYELLTLEPVFSGETRHELLYQILHGEPKAPRQINRAIPVELETIVLKALRKTPGERYASAAEFAEDLRRFLDHRPILARRPTVVDRLRKWSRRHPSIVVAGVLLLAGGLVALSVSTWMIAREQQKTADSLAALSVSNRMIAHEQQKTADALGREKQRANEAEDLFRQARQAVDVLVEVSEDELADKFSMVQTRKRMLQTALGFYQDFIEERRGDEASQADLTTVEQRVKGILRELELLRRNTQTTLLRKPIVIQELRLDEQQEQRTAELLHTWDEEVSDLRSELEALDEEGRRQRFIALAEGRERSVERVLSAEQRERLRQLALQAQGLWAFKEPEVVAALELTRGQRLAIRKIERELFEREPPHDHRHGPQDHGPPDRGPRDHGPPEHGLQDHGLHDRGAPDRGSHPRRPKLRDFQQALAKVLALLSTEQIERWHELSGTPLEGLFDMPFGEPSGPTPPEDCTPGQKPTD, encoded by the coding sequence ATGAGTGAACTGGAGAATAGCCACACCGAAGTCGATCCACCCAGCTCGCCCGCAAACGCAACCGGCGACGTACTGGACGATCCGCGCGTGCTGGCCGTCGTGCAAGAATATATGGCCGAGCTCGATCTCGGCCGCGTGCCCGATCGGCGCGGCTATGTCAGTCGCTATCCCGAGTTGGCGGTCGCCGTCGGGCAGTGTCTCGACGGCCTGGAGCTGGTGCGCGCGGCGGGGCCACGCTCTTCGTCGGCGGGCGCGGACCGCGCGGCCGCCAACGAGCCGGCGCCGCGGGCCTTGGGCGACTTTCAGATCATTCGCGAGCTGGGCCGCGGCGGTATGGGAGTGGTCTACGAGGCGGTGCAGCTTTCGCTCGGCCGCCGCGTGGCATTGAAGGTGTTGCCGTTCGCCGCCACGTTCGACGCCCGCCAATTGCAGCGGTTCAAGAACGAAGCCCAGGCCGCGGCCCTCTTGCACCACACCAATATCGTGCCGATTTATGCCGTGGGCTGCGAGCGGGGCGTTCACTTCTACGCCATGCAGCTCATCGAAGGGCACTCGATGGCGCTTTTGATCCGCCAGATGCGCGAGCAGGCCGGACTGGCTTCGGCCGAGCCCGAAGTCAAATCGGCCAGCCCCAAATCAGCCAGCCCCAAATCAGCCAGTTGTGCAGCCGGAGTCTCGGCGACTGGTCCTTATCTGGGCGGCGTTGTGCCCTTGGCGACAAAGAACGAATATCTCCGCTCGACCGCCGGCGCCTCGCTCAGCATCACCGCCCGCGCCGCGCGCGGCGGCGACCATTATCAGAAGCTCGCGCGGCTGATGCTGCAGGCGGCCGATGCCCTGGAGCACGCCCACCAGGTCGGCATCGTGCATCGCGACATCAAGCCCGCGAACCTGATGATCGACCCTTCCGGCACGCTCTGGGTGGCCGACTTCGGGCTGGCCCTGTTTCAGGCCGAGGCCAGCTTGACGCGCACCGGCGACCTGGTGGGCACGTTCCGCTATATGAGTCCCGAGCAGGCCAGCGGCCAACGCACGGCCATCGACCACCGCACCGACCTCTATTCGCTGGGGGCGACCTTCTACGAGCTGCTCACGCTGGAGCCGGTGTTCTCAGGCGAAACCAGGCACGAGCTGCTCTACCAGATTCTGCACGGCGAGCCGAAAGCGCCGCGTCAGATCAACCGGGCCATACCGGTCGAGCTGGAAACGATCGTGCTCAAGGCGCTGCGCAAGACGCCCGGCGAGCGCTATGCGTCGGCCGCCGAGTTCGCCGAAGACCTGCGGCGGTTTCTCGATCACCGCCCCATCCTGGCGCGCCGCCCGACCGTGGTCGACCGCCTGCGCAAATGGTCTCGCCGGCATCCGTCCATCGTCGTCGCCGGCGTGCTGCTGTTGGCCGGCGGACTGGTGGCGCTTTCGGTCAGCACATGGATGATTGCCCGTGAACAGCAGAAGACGGCCGACAGCCTGGCGGCGCTGTCGGTCAGCAATCGGATGATCGCCCATGAACAACAGAAAACGGCCGACGCGCTGGGCCGCGAGAAACAACGGGCGAACGAGGCGGAAGACTTGTTCCGTCAGGCGCGGCAGGCCGTCGACGTGCTGGTGGAGGTGAGCGAGGACGAACTGGCCGACAAGTTCTCAATGGTGCAGACCCGCAAGCGGATGTTGCAAACCGCCTTGGGATTCTATCAGGACTTTATCGAAGAGCGGCGCGGCGACGAAGCATCGCAGGCCGATCTGACGACCGTCGAACAGCGCGTGAAGGGCATTTTGCGCGAGTTGGAGTTATTGCGCCGCAACACGCAAACCACGCTCTTGCGCAAGCCGATTGTGATCCAAGAACTGCGATTGGACGAGCAGCAGGAGCAACGTACCGCCGAGTTGTTGCACACCTGGGACGAAGAGGTGAGTGATTTGCGATCGGAGCTGGAAGCGCTCGACGAAGAGGGCCGGCGTCAACGTTTCATCGCGCTGGCCGAAGGGCGCGAACGTTCGGTCGAACGGGTGCTCAGCGCCGAGCAGCGCGAGCGGTTGCGGCAGCTCGCGTTGCAGGCGCAAGGTTTGTGGGCCTTCAAAGAACCGGAGGTGGTGGCCGCGCTGGAGCTGACGCGAGGGCAACGCCTGGCGATTCGCAAGATCGAACGCGAGCTGTTCGAGCGCGAACCGCCGCATGATCACAGACACGGTCCGCAGGACCATGGGCCGCCAGACCGCGGGCCACGCGACCATGGACCTCCGGAGCATGGGCTGCAGGATCACGGTCTGCACGATCGTGGGGCGCCGGACAGAGGATCCCATCCCCGCCGGCCGAAGCTGCGCGATTTCCAACAGGCCCTGGCGAAGGTCCTGGCGCTGCTGAGTACCGAACAGATCGAGCGTTGGCACGAGCTTTCGGGCACGCCGCTGGAAGGTTTGTTCGACATGCCTTTTGGCGAACCATCCGGCCCAACGCCTCCCGAGGATTGTACACCGGGGCAAAAACCGACCGACTAA